From the Methanobacterium spitsbergense genome, the window ACATATTGTTGAATTTAGATCTTCTATATTATTATATAGAAAGTAAAGCCTGTATTTCAATGATTAAGAATAAAAAAGAAAAAAATGGATTAATCAATTTTCTTAAATTCTGCTTTAGGCGCACCACACACAGAACATATATCTGGAGCTTCTTTCTCTACAGTATTTCCACAGAAATTGCATACATAATAAGGAACTTCTACATTTTCTCCCAATGCTTCCAATGCTTTACTGTACAGATCTGCATGAATCTCTTCCACCTGATTGGCAACATTAAAAGTCCAATGAGCTTCCTTATTGTTTTCTTTTTCTGCCTCTTTTATAAAAGCAGGATACATTTCCTTAAATTCTTCAACTTCACCAGCAATGGCTTCTTTGAGATTTTCCTTTGTACTATTAATGCCTTTCATTACTGTAAGATGGTTATGTGCATGGACAGTTTCTGCTTCTGCTGCAGCCCTAAACAATCTTGCAACTTGGAAAAATCCTTCTTCATCTGCTTTCTTAGCAAAAGCTAAATATTTTCTATTTGCCTGTGATTCACCTGCAAATGCTTCCTTTAAATTGTCTATAGTAGCCATTTTTCTCCTCCAATAAATATATTAAATTTGTATTAATATTATATATTTATAAAAACTTCATAATAAATTTTCCATCTATATTAAATATATTCTTGTCAAACTAATTTTCCTAGTAAAAGTTGATGTACTATTTCCTGCCAATTCCTGCAGCCATAGCAAAACAGTACACCAGGAGATCAAAAGTTGGATGATACTCTCAACTATAATGGGTATAGTCTTTACAACACTGGATTTGTTGTTATCTTACATATTCAACCTTTATTCAGGAGCTACCATTGTAATGATCTTAGCTGTAGTATTCCTAATTCATACTACATTAATGATTAAATATAAATAATTATTCTTAGTTTTTTTTTGCAATTATCATTATTAAGTTATAATAAAAAGTAAAACAGATATTAAATTATGAAATCTAAAATATCTCTGTTAATAATAGTAGTGCTTATTTTAGCTTTTAATATTTCATCTGCTTATGCAGATGTAATTGAACCTGGAAAAAAGGAGATCAAACTCTCCTACAAAATATCTAATATCAACAGTTTTCCAATGTACGTTTTTCTTCTCCACGGCAGTCCTTCACCTCAATATGAAATTCTAAATGCAAGTGAATTCAGTTTTTACAAGTTAAGCACAGCTTCAATATACGCTGTTAAAAGATCTTCATTCAACATGGACTCTTTAAACCAGAACAACCAAGGTGTTATAGAAGATTTTTTTAAAAATAATTCCAATGTGATACATTCAAATTTAGAGCTTGAAGGTAGTTATGGAACAGTCGATCAGAATAATCAACTTAATGGTGCACTAATAGTTCTAGAAATTGTATCAGTGAATGAAACCGCACTTGAAATAGAAAAATCAAAGATTATATTCAGCTTTACTGATGGAACGACCCAGGAAAAAGCATTTAAAGCCGGTAACACAACACCGGTTCCAACAAAAACCAAACAAATCGCTATAATCGACTACCTATGGTACTTGATTCTACCATTATTAGCTGCAATCGCCATAATATGTATATTACTTTATAGGAGAAAAGAATCTTCATAAAAGTAGATTTTATAGTTTAAGCGAAAAAAAATTTAAAAATCTAAGATTATGAAGTAAATCCTCTTTAAAGCAAAAAAGGGTATCAAATAATGGGTTATTTAACTGTATGGATCCTGACCGTTATCATTGAATTTATAATTATATGGATATTGGTAAAAGACAACCCATGGTTGCTCCTACTCTATTCTGTGATTATAAACTCATTAACACTTCCAATAGCAACTTACAGTTACATTAACCTATTACCAAATATTTATCTAGTAGAAATAACGGTAATTATAATTGAAAGCATACTATTAATGTTTCTATTAAAAATAAAATATCCTAAAGCTCTTATGATCTCAGCAGCAGCTAACACAGTGACAGC encodes:
- a CDS encoding rubrerythrin family protein; this translates as MATIDNLKEAFAGESQANRKYLAFAKKADEEGFFQVARLFRAAAEAETVHAHNHLTVMKGINSTKENLKEAIAGEVEEFKEMYPAFIKEAEKENNKEAHWTFNVANQVEEIHADLYSKALEALGENVEVPYYVCNFCGNTVEKEAPDICSVCGAPKAEFKKID